The Helianthus annuus cultivar XRQ/B chromosome 16, HanXRQr2.0-SUNRISE, whole genome shotgun sequence genome includes a window with the following:
- the LOC110879630 gene encoding LOW QUALITY PROTEIN: probable L-gulonolactone oxidase 6 (The sequence of the model RefSeq protein was modified relative to this genomic sequence to represent the inferred CDS: substituted 1 base at 1 genomic stop codon), translating to MISRSVLILKWVFLLITILANGNPPEEPVKCSNNFTNCTITNSYGAFPDRSTCHAAEAAYPSSEEDIVSIVANATREKRKMRVATRYSHSIPKLVCPDGEDGLIISTENLNRIVNIDKEKMLVVVESGVTLMQLIDEAAKSGLALPYTPYWLGLTIGGLLGTGAHGSTLWADGSAIHDHVVQMRIVTPGSQEDGYATVRTLEENGELDGEMMAAKVSLGVLGVISQVTLKLQPMFKRSVTFLTKNDSDLSDQVATFGRQHEFADMIWYPSQKRVVYRIDDRVSSNVSGNGLWDHPGFRATPSLALIALRLTEELQEATGDITGKCIGGKLTTDILINTAYGLSNNGLLFTGYPVIGYQNRLQASGGCLTGLIDAEITACPWDPRVNGLFFHQTTISVALSKAKDFIQDIQKLVSITPQSLCGLDIYNGILMRYVTGSNAYIGEQEDSLDFDITYYRSKDPKTPRLFEDVLEEIEQMAVFKYGGLPHWGKNRNVAFEGAIKKXKNATEFLKVKEKYDPLGLFSSEWTDQVLGLKGGLTIVTEGCALEGLCVCSEDIHCAPEKGYLCRPGKVFQDARVCTFVQVSNQSS from the exons ATGATATCAAGATCAGTTTTGATACTCAAATGGGTGTTCTTACTGATAACCATATTAGCAAACGGTAACCCCCCCGAAGAGCCTGTTAAATGTTCCAACAATTTTACAAACTGCACCATTACCAACTCGTATGGTGCGTTCCCTGACCGTAGCACTTGTCATGCAGCCGAAGCTGCATACCCTTCATCTGAAGAAGACATTGTCTCCATAGTTGCAAACGCTACAAGAGAAAAAAGAAAGATGAGAGTAGCTACACGTTACTCGCACAGTATACCAAAGTTGGTTTGTCCCGACGGTGAGGATGGACTCATTATCAGTACGGAGAATCTAAACCGTATTGTTAACATAGATAAAGAAAAAATGCTTGTTGTCGTAGAGAGTGGTGTAACATTGATGCAACTCATTGATGAAGCTGCAAAAAGTGGGTTGGCTTTGCCTTACACTCCTTATTGGTTGGGCTTGACGATAGGTGGTCTTTTAGGCACAGGTGCACATGGTAGCACCCTTTGGGCCGATGGTAGCGCAATTCATGATCATGTGGTTCAAATGCGGATTGTCACACCAGGAAGCCAGGAAGATGGTTATGCTACCGTGAGAACTCTAGAAGAAAATGGTGAGTTGGATGGTGAGATGATGGCAGCTAAGGTTTCTCTTGGAGTACTCGGAGTCATTTCGCAG GTGACTTTAAAGTTACAACCCATGTTCAAGAGATCTGTAACCTTCTTAACAAAAAATGATTCGGACTTATCGGATCAAGTCGCTACGTTCGGGAGACAACATGAGTTTGCGGACATGATATGGTACCCAAGCCAAAAACGAGTTGTTTATCGCATTGATGATCGAGTTTCCTCCAATGTATCTGGAAATGGACTTTGGGATCACCCTGGTTTTCGAGCTACCCCTTCACTTGCACTCATTGCCTTACGATTGACAG AGGAACTCCAAGAAGCTACTGGTGATATTACTGGAAAGTGTATTGGTGGAAAGCTTACTACAGACATTCTAATAAATACTGCATATGGGCTGAGCAATAATG GTCTTCTCTTCACGGGATACCCGGTGATTGGATACCAGAATCGACTTCAGGCTTCAGGAGGTTGCCTTACAGGCCTGATAGATGCTGAAATAACTGCATGTCCTTGGGATCCTCGAGTCAATGGTTTATTCTTTCACCAAACCACAATTAGCGTTGCACTTTCTAAAGCTAAAGATTTCATCCAAGACATACAAAAGCTTGTAAGTATCACACCACAATCGTTGTGCGGTTTAGATATATACAATGGGATCCTTATGAGATATGTTACCGGCTCAAATGCATACATAGGCGAACAAGAGGACTCGTTAGATTTCGACATCACATATTATAGAAGTAAAGATCCCAAAACTCCAAGACTTTTTGAAGACGTGTTAGAAGAGATCGAACAAATGGCGGTGTTTAAGTACGGTGGTTTACCGCATTGGGGGAAGAATAGAAATGTGGCATTTGAAGGGGCTATCAAGAAGTAGAAAAATGCTACTGAGTTTTTGAAGGTTAAAGAGAAATATGATCCATTAGGGTTATTCTCAAGTGAGTGGACAGATCAAGTTTTAGGACTCAAGGGAGGTCTAACCATTGTAACGGAGGGTTGTGCACTTGAAGGTTTGTGTGTGTGCTCAGAGGACATTCATTGTGCACCCGAAAAAGGTTATTTGTGTAGGCCTGGGAAAGTCTTTCAGGATGCAAGGGTATGTACCTTCGTTCAGGTCTCGAATCAATCGTCATGA